A stretch of DNA from Thermococcus sp.:
TCCGGCAAGGAACTCTATCGCCTTCAGGTCAACATGGCTCAGCTTGGAGAACTTCTTGGTGTCGATGTAGATGCCGTAGAAGAGAGCCGTTCCAAGGACGGGCGTGACAGAGATGTTGAGAGTGCGGAGATACTCCGCCAGTATCGCGGACGATGAGTTTACTTCCGGCCTTATGTCAAGAAATGCATCGTCTGGAAGGAGTTCCTGAAGATGCTGCAGTATCTGATGGTGGTCGATTAATATCTTTATCTTCTCGTAGTCGTTGCCCTCCAGTACCGTCAGATTCCCATTGGGCTGGCAGTCCACGAGCGCTATAACCGGATAGCGCTTGAGCTCATAGGAGCCGCGGGAAATCTTCCTTATGTCAACCCCAAGCAGGTTAACAAACGCCCTGTTTTCGTGGTGGGTTATTTCACCGCCGTACACGATCTGAGTCTTGAAGCCAAGCGTCTGGGCTATAACGCTGAGCGCTGTTGCGCTGGCTATCGCATCGGGATCAGGATTGTCGTGCATCACTATCAGGAGGGAGTCGCTCTTTGCCTTGAGCTCCTTGAGCTTCTTCACGAGAAGGTTGGCGTTCTTCTTTTCGCCGAGCATCTCGACAGTCTTCACCACGGCATCCTTAAGGGCGCTCCGGGGTGAAATCGCGTACTCCACTCTGACTTCCGCCTCGAATTCTTCGTTTATCTGAGAAATAAGGTCGTCGAGACTCACCTCGTCCGGAATAACCGTAAGGATAGGGACGTCCTTGTTATTTGTTCTTATCACATAGACCGTTTTCTTTATTGTGTCCACGTCCATCACGGTGATTATAACCAGCTCAGCCCTATCTATGCCGGCCTTTAGCAGCGTTGCTGTGTATGAAAAGTCCCCCTGAATGACCTGGAATCCGCTCTCTTCAAGAGCCTTTGCCCGGAGCTGATCCTTCTCAATGATTATAATCTCAAACTCCCCTTTGAGAGAGTCTGCTATTGAGCGGCCGATTGCCCCGCCTCCAAGTATCAGCACCCGCATGTTTCTCACCTTTTTGCACAATAATGTTTAAA
This window harbors:
- a CDS encoding DHH family phosphoesterase: MRVLILGGGAIGRSIADSLKGEFEIIIIEKDQLRAKALEESGFQVIQGDFSYTATLLKAGIDRAELVIITVMDVDTIKKTVYVIRTNNKDVPILTVIPDEVSLDDLISQINEEFEAEVRVEYAISPRSALKDAVVKTVEMLGEKKNANLLVKKLKELKAKSDSLLIVMHDNPDPDAIASATALSVIAQTLGFKTQIVYGGEITHHENRAFVNLLGVDIRKISRGSYELKRYPVIALVDCQPNGNLTVLEGNDYEKIKILIDHHQILQHLQELLPDDAFLDIRPEVNSSSAILAEYLRTLNISVTPVLGTALFYGIYIDTKKFSKLSHVDLKAIEFLAGKVDYELLDKIEHPDISTETAEILAKAIMNRRIYKNVVVSNVGFITNRDAIAESADFLLRLEGITTVLVFGIVDDRIEISARTRDVRVNIGTVLREAFGDIGSGGGHAQSGGARIPLGIFKLARDKSSLLRLAEEAITEKFLEALKVKEG